The genomic DNA TCATTCAGTGCCTGTGCATACAGCCACACTGTATCATGTGCAATAGCAGCCAGAACAGACACCTGTCGTAaatcatgggggggggggaatcaaaTAGACGACAACAACATTCCTTATGAAGCATCAAGTTGTCATATTTTTAAGATTTTTACCAATATTTACCAACCTCTTCTTCCTCAGAGTACAGATAGCCAAAGTCCTCTTTTGCCCTTAGTTTGACCTTGGTATTGAACTCCTTGTATTTGTCATTGCTGGGTTTGTAGAGGGAGATAAGGAAAAGGGCCTGGTAAGCCTGCTTGGCCACAGAATCGTACGCGTCTCCTGGAACAAAAGTTCAGAAAGGTGCGCATTTCTGGATGCACGCTTTATGAtactgatgtgtatgtgtgtgaatgtggatgATGATAGTGTTGATGCATGTGTAACAAAACCTTGCTCCCAGTCAAAGTTGCCAAACACGTCCTCATGCTTGTAGGGTTCGAAGCAGAAGAAGACATACTCCCCATCGGTGAGGCCTTTTCTATGGGCTTCAATGAGGACCCTCCGCACAACATTTCCTCGAGCTGAAATCAcaatgactgcacacacacacacacacacacacacacacacacacacacacacacacacacacacacacacacacacacacacacacacacagaggaaaaagCATGAGCACCTCAGACATCAGCCCACACCATGCAGAGCCAACGCAGCAGGGGTCAGATTGTGTGCTGTGATGTTGACGACAGAGGTCACACACTCCTGGCAACTTCGGCCATCTCCTCCAGAGcctggacgtgtgtgtgggaggagttCCCTCTCAGCTCCAGGGATTTGGCGATTGTGATGTTACTGATCTCTGCCTGGTACCTAACACACAACAAATCCAGAAATCTTTGCATGAGACCAGGTGCCTGTCAAATTGACAGTTGTTCTGCCTTTCAGGCATTTTCATTTAAATTGTGATGCTTTTCATTTGTAGCCTAAGTTTCAGTTTCTTccggacttttattttgacatttgtatTTTCGGAGCTATACCGGAAGTAGGCAGGAAATGTCCAGATTCACGTTTGTGATTCACGTTTAGAATGTGGTAAACGGAGAAGTTGGCAGCTTCGTTTAATATGCAGACGGCAGAAATCGCTCTTGTATGTTGTTTTCCCAGCAGAGGCATCACTTGTACGTATATCATCTTTTGTTAAAATGTACTTAATTCATTATTAGTAGTAATTTCATGATGTAAAAACGAAGTTATAAAGCTAAAAGCTAGGTAGCAATGTTAAAAACTATGGAAGCTAATCGAACGGATGGATGCTAATTAGATTAAGGAGACGTTAGCAGTAAAATGAACGTCTTTTTACCATTCTAAAGTGTTGTTATAGAAACGAGATCGTTTCAACTAAATGCAAtatgtttgctgtttgttttctaGTTTCACTCTCTTTCAACTCTTTCATCTGTTGGGTCAATACAATGTGAAGACTGAAAATAAAGCTATCAAAAGGAATTTAAGGCATTCTTCATATTAATGACAGGAAGAGAGTTTAGCTCGCTGTCTAGCTGGAGTTAATACACCTTAGCAAGGACAGTACAGTGAAAAAGTGTGATTCAGCTGGAAATTCAACGTCCACAGAAGCAAGTAGAAAAAACAAGATAGTGAAGATGGAATTAGTCAGCGGTGataatgcatctgtgcatacaAGAAAATCAAAGAGTTCTCACTCATCAACATCTAGTGAAGCAGTAAGGGCGCGCGCCAAAGCAGAGGCGGCGAAGGCACGAGCTAcatttgcagagagagaggcgacGCTCAAGGTACAAAAAGCAGAGAAGGAAGCAGAGCTACAATTAGGAAAAGCAAAGTTGGACGCTGAATTGAGCGCACTCGCACTTCAAAGAGAGGCAGCCGCAGCTATTGCCCAAGCCGAGGCATTAGAAGCAGCTGAACAGGACAAAGGAGAATCGGTCAAGACTGATCCATCGTCACATGAAAAGCTGCAAAATGAAATTGCAATGCGCACTAACGAATATGTTGAAGCACAAGCTGGGCTTAACGTATTACGGACTCAGGTAACCGTCCATGCCACAACTGAGAGAGCATTATCAGATGCAAGCTTCGTCACATGGCATCCTTCAGACAGCTCTGAGTCACAGGAAGAGCCAGAA from Sardina pilchardus chromosome 2, fSarPil1.1, whole genome shotgun sequence includes the following:
- the LOC134099784 gene encoding atrial natriuretic peptide receptor 1-like, translated to MGPMPLAVSRYQAEISNITIAKSLELRGNSSHTHVQALEEMAEVARIIVISARGNVVRRVLIEAHRKGLTDGEYVFFCFEPYKHEDVFGNFDWEQGDAYDSVAKQAYQALFLISLYKPSNDKYKEFNTKVKLRAKEDFGYLYSEEEEVSVLAAIAHDTVWLYAQALNDSLAENGDPYDGSYITRKMWNRTVTGIQGDVTMDSNGDRESAYMMKHVEGSGEFKVVANYSGTKKVYEAVRGVHIVWPGSQTTPPKDTPQCGFRGELCNTDKI